CCAAGAAGCAACCTTGATGACTAATATCGATGTCTAGGCTTaatttcaagtatgatcattGAACTTCAAAATATGTTACATTAAGTAACTTAACTCTGTGTAACCTGCTCATGAAATCCAATGACCGATCGAAAGGTCAAATTTCCGACCCTATGTAGGGCATTTTCTGGGGCCAGGCCTTTGTACTTACGACAGCCtttttggccaagcttttgagaaGTCAAAATTGCTTACTTTAGAAAATTGAGCTGTTTGGCTaagtttttagagaaaaatgTTTTTGAGTAGTGGCAGAAACTGTTTTTAGAAGCTAAACAAAGTAGTTTTTCTATGAATATACTTTTGGAACATTGATGAAGCAAAAACTCGTGATCTAATATTGGCAAAGGTACACAAAATGCTACTCTCCAACAATACTTTTTCAAAAAGCACTTCTAACAACGGGTCTTTTCAAATATAAGCAGATTTTGGAAGCTTGGACAAATAGGCTATAAGAACAACTCACACATGTTTGGTTAACGTGGTGAAAAATAATTTTGTGACTTTACGGTTATATTGGGCAAAATCTAGTGATCATACATGAAATTAACCCTGACGTCTGTATAACAGTTGAGGTAGTTTTACCTGGAGAAAGCGGCGGAGAGGTCTGGCAGGACCCTTAGATATAGGTCTTATTTGATTAGAAGATTGTCTCCATGATATTTGGCCATTACTACCAGAAATGACTTTGCATCCAGAGATAAGCAATTCTAAGGACCAAAGGTCAGGGTTCTTTTGCCAAAGCACAAAGCCTCCGTTTTCGTCACTCTTTCTCACCTTCACACTTTGATCACCTTGATGGAAATCAGATGCAGTAATTTTAACTGCCCCAATTACACACATGCTATTCACTGCATTTAGCGCTGGTTGTCCCCCTGTTGCTGCTATGTATTGTTGCAATATGTATTTCGCTGTTGACGCTTCCTGCACGTCAATTTCAACATAAGATATCCAAACAAAAGAAAACACATAATTCAGATTACTAATTCGAGCTATGTTATACTGATTCGTTTATGGGTAAATAGTATGAGTGTGTGCAAGGTTCCAATATGGATAAATCAAGTTTTTTGCTAATTTTTAGTGTATTTGCACGACAGTAGCAATATCCTTATTACACTCGTTCGTTCCAAGTATGTCAAGACAAATGAAGAATCCGTGTAACATAGTCAGAATTGTAAAATCTGGAGTCTGTTTTCTTGTGTCCCACAATAACTGGGATTACTAATTGATCTGGTAAGAATGGTAAATGTGatcttttttctctttatttttttcgtGTGTGTGTATAGATGTGGATTTGGAGTTTGGTTGTCATGCATATTTTTCTGGTCCAAATTTATGACAATCTTAATTTCAGGCTAAACAAAAgatgcaaaaaaataataattagtcGACGTGCTTGTAAGTTGGTCAGAAAGAAATGGCAAAGCTTACAATGGAAGAATGTTTGACAGGACGATTAACGGATTGGCccaattgaatttggaaagggaTAAGAGGAGATCCGACCATGTAAAGGAGGAAACTAAGTTCATTATAACGAGCAGCAACAATAGGGGAAGACCATTTATCAGACGTTTGAGCTTTCATCCAGGTTGCCATATTTTGCCATCTAAGTGCTGCATTGCTCCCCATGCTTTTGAACATTTCATCTGGTATTGGCACCTCAAGCACTGTCTCCAACCCATCTTCTTTATCAACATTTGGACAGAGTGTCCTCATGAAATACTATGTTTTAACTCAAGACTGATTTAGCTTAT
Above is a genomic segment from Lycium barbarum isolate Lr01 chromosome 12, ASM1917538v2, whole genome shotgun sequence containing:
- the LOC132622097 gene encoding uncharacterized protein LOC132622097, which encodes MRTLCPNVDKEDGLETVLEVPIPDEMFKSMGSNAALRWQNMATWMKAQTSDKWSSPIVAARYNELSFLLYMVGSPLIPFQIQLGQSVNRPVKHSSIEASTAKYILQQYIAATGGQPALNAVNSMCVIGAVKITASDFHQGDQSVKVRKSDENGGFVLWQKNPDLWSLELLISGCKVISGSNGQISWRQSSNQIRPISKGPARPLRRFLQGLDPRSIANLFANAVCIGEKIINDEDCFILKLDTNQSALEAQSGPNYEILHHTIWGYFSQRSGLMIKFEDSRLLTVKTSRDDEGVFWETSTESVMEDYKYVDGVNVAHSGKTFVTVFRYGEQSANHKRQLEERWKIEEVDFNVGRLTADFFMPPSDFNKERSRV